The nucleotide sequence tcAGAGAACGAGATATAGAATTGATTGATACTAGATATCTTttttactgaagaaatggtcgacataaAGGAACTTTACCAAATTTCgttcagtttgcaatttcggccacttcctttttgtttttcaaaattcccatttttttctttttctagaGGTTATACAATTCAAAAATACAACAATAAGTATCGTCTCTACGaacaaaatattgtgaaatatgtcttaaccctttaagggcgagaaactttccgctgagcgaaattcaatgaaatcaagtttccctcgatattttagcctaaataagagatttacggttaaaaagaaattttcccatccctaggagtcctggaaaactatgggtcatatatgacccaatcatccttaaaggtaaaaaagcacaaaattttccagacgactagtttactcgtttgctctgttatttttgaaagataaataacttgaatatatttgtaacgTAATATATttgtacgagtaaaaattaaaacgatcaaaaattaattttaaaaaatctcattcaatttttcatctcaaagactcttgaagacttgtacacaaaaacaataatttttaccataaaaatgtattaatgtttacttcatttttttatttttatgatattcattgAAACAATTTCgaggaaagtgaccatgcttgatactgtaaaatgatgtccaaggtttgtgattattttctgattaacacacaaaccgaagcgattcttgcactatgacaaaaaaatgtctcacttattaggttcataatccaacctcaaatagttcctggaaatccttagattttcctcaagaagaaaatggaaattcagtagcgatttttatacaagttgggtccggggccttcctgtataataattgattcgacaattcggaggcccattttcactgcaaaaaattcaccagatacaaaaaattgcacgtcaatatttagacgaaactctaatctatctgtttaaatcgtttatatgactggttattagttttaaaatcacttttttgtaatttttctaagccatgtttttatgacattagggcgctagcgaaaaccattttttcactttgagtccatgaaaatgtcattctgcaaccttaaaattcaggcaacagggttgaagattatgtcaattgtcgataaaattggcggattgcaatatgtgtaattatgaaataatcacatctaatgatataattgccacattaaaattatcattcatggacccttcttaaaatataggatggacacaagtagaatttatgaatttgttaccacccacaaaaacagtgtccaccaagtaaaaatatttttacataaatattagtactgatgactcctctatgtgcctatgatagtagttttcgtgaacagcaacattaattgagaaatacttatgaaatatcatgtatcgaaattacagttttgggcctatttttgatttttgcttcctgaaactaggaaaaaagagctaggatcctaatttttttaggaaatgtgaggcttagcaccagctattgaaatgtattgcgatgagtcataactattgattaacataggaaaaaatagttattatcaagcttggattgtatcaagcatggtcactttcccctactggtaacacagagataaatgtcgcatgcctcacaaatacaattggtcttataatcctttttttctgatagaaccatgtgcacctcagtttcagaaacatgtttgatggtaatgggtaggtgcaatgttgcttgtctctgggaatttaagacgtacagttgcacattgctgtgaatccgggagttcttccggaattgatgcgttctcgatgaagacttcaaagtccacttcatccacgtcttgttccaaatatattatgtcgtTTTCGTTCAGGATAAATTGTCGTCTGGGcattatgtggatgatttcgtggTCATTgaccttgaaatttttttttacatttttgaagtcatctacaagagtaaaaagttatgaatttacaacatttacGTAGTCAGTATTTCActggaaatctcagctaaatgatattatcacacaatattacacgaataattaactattttgcgcacacataaacaaaaaacatgaaacattctgacctcaaaaacttggaaaatccattcggtatttttttacctttatggacgattggatcatatatgacccatgaaaattatgaagctttcctaaaaataccaataaactataatttttactttgttgagaaatattatctaTAGCTATTACAATTTCTAGTCACAagaagtttttgcttaaaataaaaattagaaatattaaaaatattaaaattcaagcaccaatatgaaaaaaaatcgtcatttttgacttgagcttaaatattttttatatagcaggtagctggagatttgtaaaaaatattctagattcctacatttttctacttcgtgattatgtacaaacattagaaagaaataacttcaggtagtcaggaaaaattattttctctttgggtcacgggtgacccagtcgtccttaaagggttaaatttcaAATACCAACGGAAAATCTGTTCAAATCAAATATTCTATGTTTTATTGGCATGCAAGTGAGGAGCGGCGGATTAGTCATGCTGTCATGCAAGttaatcttttaatattttttgacagCGCGACGAGAAGTGTAAATAAAAAGTGGAACGTgcaattttctctaattttccgTGAAATACTAAAGAAAAAGGTAACAGAAATCCCTGTAGACTGTTTTCTAGCGATTGAAAAATAACCCTCAACTGCAGAACCTTTCCAATCTATCCGGAAGGGGATAGAAAAAGCTCGCTGAGGAAGATAATTGTCTGGAAACGCTGATATGGCGTCTCCATCGCAAAATAGCCCCATGGGGGTGACCTCAGCAGCTGGCACAACCACCACACAATCCACCGCAAAGACTAGTTCTGGGTCTGACAATGCCTCTGGTCAGGTAAGGGTGAGTTTGTCCGGCAGTGCGAGACAACAGCTCATCTTCCCGCGCTTCCAGATCCTCACTAAGCCCAGGCTGCAGGAGCTCGTGCGGGAAATTGATCCCACTGAGCAACTGGATGAGGAAGTGGAGGAGCTTCTTTTGCAAATTGCAGATGATTTTGTTGAGAATACCGTGGCAGCTGCATGTCTCCTGGCCAAGCACAGAAAGGTGTCCAAGGTTGAGGTGAAGGACGTCCAGTTGCACCTTGGTGAGTTCTCTGACATATTGGAATGCTTTTTCTATTTGGACAAATAACTGGGATTGACTTTCAGAACGCAACTGGAACATGTGGATTCCAGGCTTTGGGACAGATGAACTGAGGCCGTACAAGAGGGCAACAGTCACGGAGGCTCACAAGCAGCGACTGGCACTTATCAAGAAGGCAATTAAGAAGTACTGAacaggggaaggttttgcagggAATTACActtgaaaatcttaaataaatcactttgaatttaattccactcatttatttttttattaccttGTCATTACATTCATCTGCAAATTCGCATTTTTTAtgataagtgttttaaaaattcataattgttCAATTGGTGATGCAATTCCAAGAAGCTTCTTTTAAGAGATTAAGCAAAAGAATTAGTCGTCCTTCTTCGTTGTCTCTGATTTGGACGATTCCTTGGACTCACGATCTCTCTCTCTTGGCTCACGAGAACGCCTGAAAAAAGCCTCAAAATCAGAAAATCCCTgtcaaaccaaaaaaaaatcctccaaGAAAACTTACGAATCACTCCTGTGAGATTTGTCAGACTTGGCAAAAACTCCTGCCACTCTGTCATTTACAGAAGATAGAATGGAATAGTACTCATTGCATCTCTTCTGTGTTGTATTCAGCGTCTGCTCCGTATCACTCAATTTCCTGCTAACACTTCGAAGATCCGATGAGAGATCCTTTATCTTGCTATTTGCTTTAGAATTTGACGATTGAAGATCCGCAATCTGCTGCCTCAGATCAACCAGCAACTTTTCAGTGTCTTCCAGAGCCTTCTCTGAACGTGACATCTGTCCCAGTAACTTTTCCACATCCACAATCCCGCCATTGTGCATCACAAAACcttcaaaaaaaacaaaaaaatcaaggaaTTTATATCCGGAATCAATCCCCACCTTCCTAATTTTGTCTCACTTGATGACTCTGCAACTGCCGGAGCATCATCAGACTCCTCAGTTTTAATCTTCTTGAGCGGTGGCTCATCCGTTGATTCAAGAGACTTGAGCATATCCTTGAACACCGGCAAATAAATCTTATTCCCTTTGAGAATATCATCAGACAAGGAATCCTCCAAATTCTCCTTTTTCTCTTCAATGGCATCTTCAGAAGGTTCTTGTTTCTCCTCTTTCACTTTTTCCGTAAGTCTCCTGTCATAAACGAATGAAAATACCGCGTTAATtacaaaagaatatttaatatatttaaatataattaaattctaaaatatgcgTGAAGCCTTATTcgcatttaattaaataatttcatcacataaaatattttgagtcCATTGCGTCTTCTGATTGGCTGAAACTTAAGAGCATTCAAAGCTTTACTCAATCATAGAACGCCatgagactaaaatattttccaggattataaattttattaggggaaagtactctcccttcgaacgttcatgccttcgaataatgtaattttttttaagttttcctaagagacttaaacatttctattaaatattagttagcttaatatcaattattgataattatgtgacaatcatgtggaaatctcttaggacacgtagaagaaattcacattattcgaagacatgaacgtgcgaagggagagtactttcccctacatcacGGCGCTTCCGTAATTCATACCAAAGATatcccctgcgggtatgcaatttttctatgTCACTAGGTGTAATTCACAAGCTTTTTTTCGATCACGAAATATGGTCACTCGAATTCTGTTAATCTGACGTAGTCAATATGTAATATGGATTCTCGTAAAACAAAATCAATAAGAGGCTGTTTTtcaagatgtttcaagtataaggtgggccaagccgaactgccagtgacgtagatacttttacccgactggCACAGTGTTGATAACTcagatttgtgaaatatttgtaatagaaaaatagtggtcgaataattttgcaaatattaattttcttcataaaacAAAATGTATTAATTGTTCCTCGgctaataaatttcaaataagtataatatgataaattttgattaaaaaaaacacctttttaccAATACGACCATATTGGGTATGGTATTAAAATTGTCTAGGTTCTAGGATAAAATATTGTCCATATATGTCATTGAActcaataatttccttaaatcgattttccattgttaaattttaaaattttatattattttccagctaatatgtttaaaaattgcattaaagtacaaaatcataaaaaattcaaaagtgtacacttcttaatcaattttcaattttattatggttttctgaaaaattatagactacacggaaaaaaaatcacagcgtTCTGGGCAAGGCTAACCTTACTGGCCAATCCAATATATCAGGTTGTGAAGCACAACCTTTCCCTTTTTATGTCGCATTTTAGAGTTTTTATATCGATTAAAtgctttttccaaaaattttattaccaaagaaaaaaagaaactcttcagaaaaattgaaaaaaaaattgatagtttATTTCAATTATTGTTTCAATGAGTGTATTAGGCCTCAGGCTAATAAATAATACCTCATTTTATGTTTCAATAGCAATATTTTCAGAGCCTATTCTAGATTTAGAGGCATGTAGCTTCACATTTGAAGGCAAAAATTATGCCTTAGAACAAATCGATAttgcatttttgtttgtcttgtaagaaaaaaataagaacttTTGAATACTAAATGAGGTAAGAGTTGTATCTTAATGaattagagatttttttgatgtagtaaaaattaagatttattttcgattttcacagaaaattatGGCAAAGTCTGAACTGCAGAGAGCACTTCGCCCTAGTGtatagaatatttaattaactttctctgggaaaaaattagttgataacatttttataattttaatttaaaaaaaaatagacgacAAATCAGAATATTCGGATATAATTCCAAAATACGGTAAAGTGTAACATCTTTTACATAAGTATTACATCATAAATGAATGAACAATTGAATGGGTTTTACCACAATATTAAGACTACAGTCATCAAAAAAGGCACATTTTAATCCAGAATAGAAATTATGAGAATAACTAAAAAATTCCGAGTAtcgtaaatatttatctctcaagtattgcaatattaaaaaaaatctgccaAAGGTGAGAAAATGCCAATTTTATCTGAATGAATACTCTTCGTTGGCCAAACTTCATCAGGTAATGACACTTAATAGGTCTCGgggcatgaaaattgattaaaaaagcacaaaatacttgtaaatgtgaaaataatggataaaaattaaatcataTAAGATCCAAAATAGTCGTAAAATTGTACTGAAAGAACCATAA is from Phlebotomus papatasi isolate M1 chromosome 1, Ppap_2.1, whole genome shotgun sequence and encodes:
- the LOC129810043 gene encoding transcription initiation factor TFIID subunit 12 isoform X2; translated protein: MASPSQNSPMGVTSAAGTTTTQSTAKTSSGSDNASGQILTKPRLQELVREIDPTEQLDEEVEELLLQIADDFVENTVAAACLLAKHRKVSKVEVKDVQLHLERNWNMWIPGFGTDELRPYKRATVTEAHKQRLALIKKAIKKY
- the LOC129810043 gene encoding transcription initiation factor TFIID subunit 12 isoform X1 — encoded protein: MASPSQNSPMGVTSAAGTTTTQSTAKTSSGSDNASGQVRVSLSGSARQQLIFPRFQILTKPRLQELVREIDPTEQLDEEVEELLLQIADDFVENTVAAACLLAKHRKVSKVEVKDVQLHLERNWNMWIPGFGTDELRPYKRATVTEAHKQRLALIKKAIKKY